The Scatophagus argus isolate fScaArg1 chromosome 20, fScaArg1.pri, whole genome shotgun sequence genome window below encodes:
- the si:dkey-175m17.6 gene encoding N-acetyllactosaminide beta-1,3-N-acetylglucosaminyltransferase 2 — translation MGRCCKCNGRLLCMCLLPCMMTGHLLIYVMVSIFVTISYTPPKITIHYIAPGASDNTSTLASHPLGPFWNLRLEDSALWNQLQHAWDRQHNPILRGNITGTFRKSKTKVLSEIEDECLSDCVSRKCAVPRMHDFSSLPEQMQAFIKSMHCREYPLLINQPGICRRNNKSFDLDSPILIMAIKSQVGNFENRQAIRETWGRSGLLNGEFTKKVGLVRTVFLLGRQDSSTGPHPDLKNLLELENEKFRDILQWDFRDTFFNLTLKDLLFWHWLQQYCPTAIFVFKGDDDVLVRTGALLDYLHKQWDEHNLLKTYTNETDMEFNLFVGDVINNAMPNREPSTKYYIPERFYKGRYPPYAGGGGVVYSGSLALRLKEVSERVRLFPIDDVYLGMCLHRLGLSPSHHPGFLTFDLPEIDRGNPCAYKSVLLVHRRSPKEMLTLWKQLQNLSGQC, via the coding sequence ATGGGCAGATGTTGCAAATGCAATGGGAGACTGCTGTGCATGTGCCTGCTGCCTTGCATGATGACTGGCCACCTTCTGATTTATGTCATGGTTTCCATATTTGTCACCATCTCTTACACTCCTCCAAAAATAACCATCCACTACATCGCACCAGGGGCTTCTGATAACACCTCCACACTGGCCTCTCACCCACTTGGTCCTTTCTGGAATCTCCGTCTGGAGGACAGTGCACTGTGGAACCAGTTACAGCATGCTTGGGACCGTCAGCACAATCCCATATTACGTGGAAACATAACTGGAACATTCAGGAAATCAAAAACTAAGGTCTTATCGGAAATCGAAGATGAATGCctttctgactgtgtgtcacGTAAATGTGCAGTCCCTCGTATGCATGATTTCAGCAGCTTGCCAGAACAAATGCAGGCATTTATCAAGTCAATGCATTGCAGGGAGTATCCCCTCCTTATTAATCAGCCTGGTATCTGTAGGAGGAATAATAAGAGCTTTGATCTAGATTCTCCCATCCTCATCATGGCCATCAAATCTCAAGTTGGAAACTTTGAAAACAGGCAGGCTATACGTGAAACATGGGGACGCAGTGGACTGTTGAATGGGGAATTCACAAAGAAAGTCGGTTTAGTCCGCACAGTGTTTCTGCTTGGACGACAGGACTCAAGTACAGGTCCTCACCCAGACCTCAAAAACCTCCTGGAGCTTGAGAATGAGAAATTCAGGGATATCCTGCAGTGGGATTTCAGAGACACTTTCTTTAACCTGACTCTTAAGGACTTGCTGTTCTGGCACTGGCTACAGCAATACTGCCCCACTGCCATCTTTGTGTTCAAGGGGGACGATGATGTCTTGGTTCGAACAGGTGCCCTTCTGGATTACCTGCACAAGCAATGGGATGAGCACAACCTGTTGAAAACCTATACAAATGAAACTGACATggaatttaatttgtttgtggGGGATGTAATCAATAATGCAATGCCAAACCGTGAGCCATCCACTAAATACTACATACCAGAACGTTTCTACAAAGGCCGGTACCCACCTTacgctggtggaggaggggtggtgtatTCTGGCTCACTTGCACTGCGATTGAAAGAGGTGTCTGAGAGGGTGCGCCTCTTCCCAATAGACGACGTGTATCTAGGCATGTGCCTGCACAGACTTGGGCTCTCTCCAAGCCATCATCCAggatttttaacatttgatcTCCCAGAGATAGACAGGGGCAACCCATGTGCTTATAAATCTGTTCTGCTTGTCCACAGACGGAGTCCCAAGGAGATGCTGACTCTGTGGAAGCAGCTTCAGAATCTGTCGGGTCAATGCTGA
- the smad2 gene encoding mothers against decapentaplegic homolog 2 isoform X2, translated as MSSILPFTPPVVKRLLGWKKTPAGSGGAGGGIGGVGEQNGGGQEEKWCEKAVKSLVKKLKKTGQLDELEKAISTQNSNTKCVTIPSNCSDLWGLGSGHTIEQWDSTGMYGYPDHSRSLDGRLQVSHRKGLPHVIYCRLWRWPDLHSHHELRAIDACQYAFNLKKDEVCVNPYHYQRVETPVLPPVLVPRHTEILTELPPLDDFTNSIPENTNFPAGIDPPNNYIPETPPPGYISEDGETSDQQMNQSSPAEMSPSTLSPVSHGLDLQPVTYSEPAFWCSIAYYELNQRVGETFHASQPSLTVDGFTDPSNSERFCLGLLSNVNRNATVEMTRRHIGRGVRLYYIGGEVFAECLSDSAIFVQSPNCNQRYGWHPATVCKIPPGCNLKIFNNQEFAALLAQSVNQGFEAVYQLTRMCTIRMSFVKGWGAEYRRQTVTSTPCWIELHLNGPLQWLDKVLTQMGSPSVRCSSMS; from the exons ATGTCCTCCATCCTTCCCTTCACTCCCCCAGTCGTGAAACGCCTCTTGGGTTGGAAGAAGACTCCAGCAGGGagtggaggagcagggggaggaaTTGGAGGAGTAGGGGAGCAAAAcggaggaggacaagaggagaAATGGTGTGAAAAAGCTGTGAAGAGCTTagtgaagaagctgaagaagactGGGCAGCTGGATGAGCTTGAAAAAGCCATCAGCACGcagaacagcaacacaaagtgTGTCACGATACCCAG taatTGCTCAGATCTATGGGGTCTAGGCTCAGGCCACACGATAGAGCAGTGGGACTCTACAGGCATGTACGGATATCCTGACCATAGCAG GTCACTGGATGGGCGTCTCCAGGTTTCCCATCGTAAGGGCCTGCCCCATGTCATCTATTGCCGCCTGTGGAGATGGCCCGACCTTCACAGCCACCATGAGCTGAGGGCCATTGATGCCTGCCAGTACGCTTTCAACCTCAAAAAGGATGAAGTGTGTGTCAATCCCTACCATTATCAGAGAGTGGAGACACCTG TGCTGCCTCCGGTGTTGGTGCCACGCCACACAGAGATTCTGACAGAACTTCCGCCTCTGGACGACTTTACAAACTCCATCCCTGAAAACACCAACTTCCCTGCTGGTATAGACCCTCCTAATAATTATATACCAG agACCCCTCCGCCTGGCTACATCAGTGAAGATGGAGAGACCAGTGACCAGCAGATGAATCAAA GCTCTCCAGCAGAAATGTCACCCAGCACCCTGTCGCCTGTCAGTCATGGCCTTG ACCTTCAGCCAGTTACTTACAGTGAACCAGCTTTCTGGTGCTCAATAGCCTACTATGAGCTAAACCAGCGAGTCGGAGAGACATTCCACGCCTCACAACCATCTCTGACAGTCGATGGCTTCACCGACCCTTCCAACTCTGAACGATTCTGTCTCGGCCTTCTCAGCAATGTCAACAGGAACGCAACTGTTGAAATGACAAGGAGACATATAG GTCGTGGTGTGAGGTTGTATTATATCGGAGGGGAGGTGTTCGCAGAGTGCCTCAGTGACAGTGCCATTTTCGTCCAGAGTCCCAACTGCAACCAGCGATACGGCTGGCACCCTGCCACAGTGTGCAAGATACCACCAG GCTGTAATCTAAAGATCTTTAACAACCAGGAGTTTGCTGCACTGCTGGCCCAGTCAGTCAATCAGGGGTTTGAGGCAGTCTACCAACTAACCAGGATGTGCACCATCAGAATGAGCTTCGTCAAGGGCTGGGGAGCAGAATACAG ACGTCAGACCGTAACCAGCACTCCCTGTTGGATTGAGCTTCATCTCAACGGCCCCCTCCAGTGGTTGGATAAGGTGCTGACCCAGATGGGCTCACCATCAGTGCGCTGCTCCAGTATGTCCTAA
- the smad2 gene encoding mothers against decapentaplegic homolog 2 isoform X1, translating into MSSILPFTPPVVKRLLGWKKTPAGSGGAGGGIGGVGEQNGGGQEEKWCEKAVKSLVKKLKKTGQLDELEKAISTQNSNTKCVTIPSNCSDLWGLGSGHTIEQWDSTGMYGYPDHSRSLDGRLQVSHRKGLPHVIYCRLWRWPDLHSHHELRAIDACQYAFNLKKDEVCVNPYHYQRVETPVLPPVLVPRHTEILTELPPLDDFTNSIPENTNFPAGIDPPNNYIPETPPPGYISEDGETSDQQMNQSMETGSPAEMSPSTLSPVSHGLDLQPVTYSEPAFWCSIAYYELNQRVGETFHASQPSLTVDGFTDPSNSERFCLGLLSNVNRNATVEMTRRHIGRGVRLYYIGGEVFAECLSDSAIFVQSPNCNQRYGWHPATVCKIPPGCNLKIFNNQEFAALLAQSVNQGFEAVYQLTRMCTIRMSFVKGWGAEYRRQTVTSTPCWIELHLNGPLQWLDKVLTQMGSPSVRCSSMS; encoded by the exons ATGTCCTCCATCCTTCCCTTCACTCCCCCAGTCGTGAAACGCCTCTTGGGTTGGAAGAAGACTCCAGCAGGGagtggaggagcagggggaggaaTTGGAGGAGTAGGGGAGCAAAAcggaggaggacaagaggagaAATGGTGTGAAAAAGCTGTGAAGAGCTTagtgaagaagctgaagaagactGGGCAGCTGGATGAGCTTGAAAAAGCCATCAGCACGcagaacagcaacacaaagtgTGTCACGATACCCAG taatTGCTCAGATCTATGGGGTCTAGGCTCAGGCCACACGATAGAGCAGTGGGACTCTACAGGCATGTACGGATATCCTGACCATAGCAG GTCACTGGATGGGCGTCTCCAGGTTTCCCATCGTAAGGGCCTGCCCCATGTCATCTATTGCCGCCTGTGGAGATGGCCCGACCTTCACAGCCACCATGAGCTGAGGGCCATTGATGCCTGCCAGTACGCTTTCAACCTCAAAAAGGATGAAGTGTGTGTCAATCCCTACCATTATCAGAGAGTGGAGACACCTG TGCTGCCTCCGGTGTTGGTGCCACGCCACACAGAGATTCTGACAGAACTTCCGCCTCTGGACGACTTTACAAACTCCATCCCTGAAAACACCAACTTCCCTGCTGGTATAGACCCTCCTAATAATTATATACCAG agACCCCTCCGCCTGGCTACATCAGTGAAGATGGAGAGACCAGTGACCAGCAGATGAATCAAAGTATGGAAACAG GCTCTCCAGCAGAAATGTCACCCAGCACCCTGTCGCCTGTCAGTCATGGCCTTG ACCTTCAGCCAGTTACTTACAGTGAACCAGCTTTCTGGTGCTCAATAGCCTACTATGAGCTAAACCAGCGAGTCGGAGAGACATTCCACGCCTCACAACCATCTCTGACAGTCGATGGCTTCACCGACCCTTCCAACTCTGAACGATTCTGTCTCGGCCTTCTCAGCAATGTCAACAGGAACGCAACTGTTGAAATGACAAGGAGACATATAG GTCGTGGTGTGAGGTTGTATTATATCGGAGGGGAGGTGTTCGCAGAGTGCCTCAGTGACAGTGCCATTTTCGTCCAGAGTCCCAACTGCAACCAGCGATACGGCTGGCACCCTGCCACAGTGTGCAAGATACCACCAG GCTGTAATCTAAAGATCTTTAACAACCAGGAGTTTGCTGCACTGCTGGCCCAGTCAGTCAATCAGGGGTTTGAGGCAGTCTACCAACTAACCAGGATGTGCACCATCAGAATGAGCTTCGTCAAGGGCTGGGGAGCAGAATACAG ACGTCAGACCGTAACCAGCACTCCCTGTTGGATTGAGCTTCATCTCAACGGCCCCCTCCAGTGGTTGGATAAGGTGCTGACCCAGATGGGCTCACCATCAGTGCGCTGCTCCAGTATGTCCTAA